A stretch of the TM7 phylum sp. oral taxon 349 genome encodes the following:
- a CDS encoding divergent PAP2 family protein translates to MTISPYLVAVAVGWVIAQGAKYITAAIKARSLHVFDRLYLSGNMPSAHSATVVSIATLIALRDGVDSGLFGLAVVLALVVMYDAMMVRHSVGEQGAVIKHILKESNIAVKEPHVADGHTPLEVIVGVCIGMLAGIVVFYTTK, encoded by the coding sequence ATGACGATTTCTCCATATTTAGTAGCAGTTGCTGTTGGGTGGGTTATTGCTCAGGGCGCTAAGTATATTACGGCAGCGATAAAAGCGCGCAGCTTGCATGTGTTTGATCGGCTATATCTGTCTGGTAATATGCCAAGCGCACACAGCGCAACGGTTGTGTCAATTGCGACACTTATCGCGCTGCGAGATGGCGTTGATAGCGGGCTATTTGGTCTCGCAGTGGTTCTGGCGCTTGTTGTTATGTATGATGCTATGATGGTGCGCCATTCGGTTGGTGAGCAAGGAGCGGTTATTAAGCACATCTTGAAAGAGTCAAATATAGCAGTAAAAGAACCTCATGTAGCGGATGGACATACGCCGCTTGAAGTGATTGTCGGTGTGTGTATTGGTATGCTTGCCGGTATTGTTGTATTTTACACTACAAAATAG
- the infC gene encoding translation initiation factor IF-3 has product MAINTKIRINDTIRAKELRVIDTNGTQLGVMSRADALNAARQAGVDLVEISPKADPPVAKIIDWGKYQYQKMKEQQKARRNNKASELKQMRFGLKIGGNDLEIKLRKIRSFLKEGHKVKILIFFRGREMAHKELGYELIDRVFEQLQDEAILEQKPVMAGRNLSIVIRSK; this is encoded by the coding sequence ATTGCGATCAATACGAAAATTCGTATCAATGATACCATCCGAGCAAAAGAACTTCGTGTCATAGACACAAACGGAACACAACTTGGTGTCATGAGTCGTGCAGACGCGCTTAACGCTGCACGTCAGGCAGGGGTTGACTTAGTGGAGATATCACCGAAAGCTGACCCTCCTGTTGCAAAAATTATTGACTGGGGAAAATATCAATACCAGAAAATGAAAGAGCAGCAAAAAGCTCGACGCAACAATAAAGCTAGCGAGCTAAAGCAAATGCGCTTCGGCTTGAAGATTGGTGGTAATGACCTAGAAATAAAGTTACGAAAAATCCGCTCATTTCTCAAAGAAGGACACAAAGTAAAAATTTTGATATTCTTCCGTGGACGCGAAATGGCGCATAAAGAGCTGGGCTACGAGCTCATAGACAGAGTTTTTGAACAGCTGCAGGATGAGGCAATACTTGAACAGAAACCAGTGATGGCTGGGCGCAACCTCAGCATCGTAATAAGGAGTAAATAA
- the rpmI gene encoding 50S ribosomal protein L35: MPKMKTHKGTAKRIKLTSTGKLIRRRAFGNHMLSKKSKSRKRNIKTAAVVKGGMAKNVKRALGV; the protein is encoded by the coding sequence ATGCCAAAGATGAAGACCCACAAGGGCACTGCTAAGCGTATTAAGCTAACCAGTACCGGCAAACTCATCCGTCGCCGTGCGTTCGGAAACCATATGCTCTCTAAGAAGAGTAAATCTCGCAAGCGTAATATCAAAACCGCCGCTGTTGTTAAAGGCGGCATGGCGAAAAACGTAAAACGAGCACTGGGAGTATAG
- the rplT gene encoding 50S ribosomal protein L20 — MRVKRGVTASAKHKKIIKAAKGMQHSRTRSFRLAKQAVIRSLQYAYRDRRNRRRDLRGLWITRINAAARENGTTYGKLIADLRAANVEIDRKILAELAVNEPKAFTAIVKRVTK, encoded by the coding sequence ATGCGAGTTAAACGAGGAGTCACTGCTTCAGCGAAGCATAAGAAAATCATCAAAGCCGCAAAAGGCATGCAACATAGTCGTACACGTAGTTTTCGGCTTGCGAAACAAGCCGTTATCCGATCACTGCAATACGCATACCGGGATCGCCGCAATAGACGGCGCGATCTTCGCGGTCTCTGGATTACCCGCATCAACGCCGCTGCTCGCGAAAACGGCACGACGTATGGTAAGCTCATTGCTGATTTACGCGCTGCCAACGTAGAAATTGACCGCAAAATACTTGCGGAATTAGCAGTAAACGAACCAAAAGCATTTACTGCTATCGTCAAACGAGTTACAAAATAG
- the gyrA gene encoding DNA gyrase subunit A: MQQQEHKPVEGEVLTQTDHSHSKTVEIRTVEDVMEDNFLRYSMSVIVDRALPDVRDGMKPVHRRIVYVMDKMGIGPSSKTVKSAQIVGEVMGKYHPHGDSSIYDAMVRMAQDWVGRYPLVQGQGNFGSMDGDPPAAMRYTEAKMTRVSEALLADIDKETVDFRDTYDATHREPVVLPAKLPNLLLNGQVGIAVGMATNIPTHNLGEIVDATVALIDNPEATLDDLMKHIKGPDFPTGAVVYGGAPMHQAYATGRGSVTIRAVANIEEAKRGRHQIVVTEMPYGVNKATLIEKIADLVHDKKLTTISDLRDESARGSVRVVIELKKDAYPKKVLNQLYKLTALQTNFHYNMLALVETGTNPVALQPRVLGLHDILHEFIKHRQKVVRRRTEYELRKAKEREHILEGYKIALDHIDEVIRTIRASKTQDEAEKALIEKFGLSVIQAKAILAMQLRRLTGLEREAIENELAELRKKIAHLEKVLADENEILRIIKEELLEIKEKYGDERRSKIINTEVGKFSDEELIPEEDTVVLVTTENYIKRTLTSDYRRQNRGGKGKRGMTTKEEDVIDQLVPASTHDWLLFFTNKGRVFRLKAYEVPAASLAAKGVAAVNLLQLQPEEKITSIINLAKDAGSDGYLFMATTKGTVKKTAISDYANIRTNGLIAINLDDGDELRWIKQTDGKSDVIISTSAGQAVRFNEEECRPMGRAARGVRGVRLRPNDSVVGMDVVTSADQTLLVLSANGYGKITKVANFPSHKRGGVGIKAATVTAKTGPIVTVQTLESDAVEAIIISQGGQTIRVGLGDIPTLGRTTQGVRVMRLSDDDSVSSIGIMRDSGEDEG, from the coding sequence ATGCAACAGCAAGAACATAAACCGGTAGAAGGCGAGGTACTGACGCAGACCGACCACAGTCATTCAAAGACTGTTGAAATTCGTACTGTTGAAGATGTTATGGAAGATAATTTCCTGCGGTATTCAATGTCGGTGATTGTTGATCGTGCATTGCCTGATGTGCGCGACGGCATGAAGCCGGTGCATCGTCGTATCGTGTATGTGATGGATAAAATGGGCATCGGCCCATCCTCGAAGACGGTTAAGAGCGCACAGATCGTCGGCGAAGTTATGGGTAAATATCATCCGCATGGCGATTCATCAATATACGATGCAATGGTGCGTATGGCGCAGGATTGGGTTGGACGCTATCCGCTCGTGCAGGGTCAGGGTAACTTTGGCTCTATGGATGGAGATCCGCCAGCGGCAATGCGCTACACTGAAGCAAAAATGACGCGCGTGTCCGAGGCGCTTTTGGCAGACATTGACAAAGAAACGGTTGATTTTCGTGATACATACGACGCGACACACCGGGAACCTGTTGTATTGCCAGCAAAGTTGCCAAACCTGTTGCTTAACGGGCAGGTTGGTATTGCTGTTGGTATGGCGACGAATATTCCGACGCATAATCTTGGCGAGATTGTTGACGCAACAGTAGCATTAATTGACAATCCAGAGGCGACGCTTGACGATCTCATGAAGCATATTAAGGGTCCTGATTTTCCAACAGGGGCGGTTGTATATGGCGGTGCTCCAATGCATCAGGCATATGCAACTGGTCGCGGTAGCGTGACAATTCGCGCAGTGGCGAATATTGAGGAGGCGAAGCGTGGACGTCATCAAATTGTCGTAACAGAGATGCCGTATGGTGTTAACAAGGCAACGCTTATCGAAAAAATTGCCGATCTAGTGCACGATAAGAAGCTCACGACAATCAGTGATCTGCGTGATGAATCGGCGCGTGGTAGTGTTCGCGTGGTAATTGAGTTAAAGAAAGATGCATATCCAAAGAAGGTGTTGAATCAACTTTATAAATTAACGGCGTTACAGACGAACTTCCACTATAATATGCTAGCACTTGTTGAGACTGGCACGAATCCAGTGGCATTGCAGCCGCGAGTACTCGGGTTGCATGATATTCTACATGAATTTATCAAGCACCGCCAAAAAGTAGTGCGGCGACGTACAGAATACGAACTGCGCAAGGCAAAAGAACGGGAGCACATTTTAGAGGGCTACAAAATAGCACTTGATCATATTGATGAAGTAATCCGAACGATTCGTGCTAGTAAAACGCAAGATGAAGCTGAGAAGGCATTGATTGAGAAATTTGGCCTGAGCGTTATTCAAGCAAAAGCAATTCTTGCAATGCAGCTACGCCGTTTAACAGGCTTAGAGCGCGAGGCGATTGAGAATGAGTTGGCTGAGCTGCGAAAGAAAATTGCACACCTCGAAAAAGTCTTGGCAGACGAGAATGAAATTTTGCGTATTATCAAGGAAGAGCTTCTTGAGATCAAGGAGAAATATGGTGATGAGCGTCGTAGTAAAATTATCAACACAGAAGTTGGCAAGTTTAGCGATGAGGAACTAATCCCAGAAGAGGACACAGTTGTATTAGTGACAACAGAAAACTACATTAAGCGTACACTTACGAGTGATTATCGGCGTCAAAATCGTGGCGGCAAAGGTAAGCGCGGTATGACGACGAAAGAAGAAGATGTCATTGATCAGCTTGTACCAGCCAGTACGCACGATTGGCTGCTATTCTTCACGAACAAAGGTCGTGTGTTCCGCCTCAAGGCATATGAGGTGCCGGCAGCGAGTCTTGCGGCTAAGGGTGTCGCAGCAGTTAACTTGCTTCAATTGCAGCCTGAAGAGAAAATTACATCAATCATTAACCTCGCGAAAGATGCAGGGAGTGATGGGTATTTGTTTATGGCAACGACCAAGGGTACCGTAAAAAAGACGGCAATTTCCGACTATGCAAATATTCGAACAAATGGGTTGATCGCAATAAACCTAGATGATGGCGATGAACTGCGCTGGATTAAGCAAACTGACGGCAAAAGCGATGTGATTATATCAACATCTGCCGGTCAAGCGGTGCGATTTAACGAGGAAGAGTGTCGGCCAATGGGGAGAGCGGCACGTGGTGTGCGTGGTGTGCGGCTGCGTCCAAATGACAGCGTAGTCGGCATGGATGTTGTAACATCGGCAGATCAAACACTTCTGGTCTTGAGTGCAAATGGCTATGGAAAAATTACAAAGGTAGCGAATTTCCCAAGCCATAAGCGTGGCGGTGTTGGCATTAAGGCGGCGACGGTTACAGCGAAAACTGGTCCGATCGTTACGGTGCAAACGCTTGAGTCTGACGCGGTTGAAGCGATTATTATCAGTCAGGGTGGACAAACTATTCGTGTTGGGCTGGGTGACATACCAACATTAGGACGTACAACGCAAGGCGTGCGTGTAATGCGGCTTAGTGATGACGACAGCGTGTCGTCAATCGGCATTATGCGTGATTCAGGAGAAGATGAAGGTTAG
- a CDS encoding TraM recognition domain-containing protein, translating into MGALVVLFVTAALIAAGATVIFFVYRGTLREAKNYERGLKMVPILIHLPPASDDIAGENRDKRDLTEEVLSQAQVMYNIIASTATKGFKSRIYGQRHLSFEIVARDGLVYYYAVVPTVLTSVVRQAVAAAYPSARLEEVTEHSVFSKVGKMSGTIGGEFTLKKHYSYPIATYMESKRDASRALLNAISAAGREDGIGLQFLIRPARDNWSKVAVSMAEKIIKDKQSGKKSPLGSFFSPNELMEALWKPPTGSADSNKGPGEENKQLNAVEQATVEAIQEKTRYPGYEVLVRVVVSSNTAARSQGVLKNIVAAFALFDSPTFNGFKFNLSKNIEELTSSFIFRFFPQQVNQNILNSVELATLFHLPDQNSIPTSQVKRQMSKQVDGPTQVMETGLLLGYNEFRGVKKPIRLSDKDRRRHIHVIGQTGVGKSVLQENLAYQDMLDGRGFAFVDPHGDSAEALLSKVPKERVEDVVYFNPSDMDNPIGLNMFEFDHPDQKDFLVQEAIGMLYGLYDPGHTGIVGPRLEHIFRNCALLLMSDPGGGTFIDIPKLLIDDAFMKSKLKYVTDQQVLDFWTKEFPASQRSSEAGEVISWVVSKFGPFISNDAMRNIIGQKKSGFNFADIMNNRKILLANLSKGKMGDLNSKLLGIIFVMKFQAAAMARANIPEEERKDFTLYVDEFQNFATDSFETILSEARKYRLSLVLGNQFMTQLQESLREAILGNVGTTITGRIGITDAEIMVKRYTPVFDAEDLTKLPNFESVCVAQIEGVPSAPFSMSWVPPMGQSNQQLGDALKRLSAVKYGHPRAQVEREIFERLKTADTAQSGAKTGRAAPSAGAKSGGIGAPKSSSSSFLDEWLAKRKQMTGGSGRPPAANIASTGKMMPPQPAAPPMSPPPASTSGAISNPLQSGATSKMGGYPVASQSAAQYGNNMLPQQIQHPGLANQSAASSLQSASSLTPTSTTASLRDDFNTVTSVPQTGMISSQQPPQQSSDGRMDAVSSRQDDEVTIKLR; encoded by the coding sequence GTGGGCGCACTAGTGGTACTTTTTGTTACAGCAGCGTTAATTGCGGCTGGCGCAACAGTTATATTTTTCGTGTATCGCGGCACACTGCGCGAAGCGAAGAACTACGAGCGCGGACTGAAGATGGTGCCGATTTTAATCCATTTACCACCAGCGAGTGACGATATCGCGGGTGAAAATCGCGATAAACGCGACTTGACCGAGGAAGTATTGTCGCAAGCACAAGTAATGTATAACATTATTGCAAGTACTGCTACGAAGGGATTTAAGAGTCGAATCTACGGTCAGCGTCATCTGTCGTTTGAAATCGTGGCGCGTGATGGGCTTGTGTATTATTATGCTGTCGTGCCGACGGTTCTTACGAGCGTTGTGCGCCAAGCGGTGGCAGCGGCATACCCGTCAGCACGACTCGAAGAGGTAACGGAACACTCGGTGTTTAGCAAAGTGGGAAAGATGAGTGGGACGATTGGCGGTGAATTTACTCTTAAGAAGCATTATTCATATCCTATTGCAACCTACATGGAATCAAAGCGCGATGCATCGCGTGCTTTGCTGAATGCGATTTCTGCAGCAGGACGTGAAGATGGCATTGGGTTACAATTTTTGATTCGCCCAGCACGCGACAACTGGTCAAAGGTTGCCGTATCAATGGCTGAGAAGATTATTAAAGATAAACAGAGTGGCAAGAAGTCTCCGCTCGGTTCATTTTTCTCGCCAAACGAATTGATGGAGGCGCTGTGGAAGCCGCCGACTGGGTCGGCTGATAGCAATAAAGGTCCTGGTGAAGAAAATAAGCAATTAAATGCAGTTGAGCAGGCGACAGTTGAGGCGATCCAGGAAAAGACGCGGTATCCTGGTTATGAGGTTCTGGTTCGTGTGGTCGTGTCGTCGAATACAGCAGCACGTTCGCAGGGTGTCTTGAAGAATATTGTTGCAGCATTTGCATTGTTTGATTCGCCAACGTTTAATGGCTTTAAGTTTAACCTATCAAAGAATATTGAAGAGCTAACCTCATCGTTTATCTTTAGGTTCTTTCCGCAACAGGTTAACCAGAACATATTGAACAGTGTAGAGCTGGCAACGCTTTTTCATCTGCCAGATCAAAACAGTATACCTACATCGCAAGTGAAGCGGCAAATGAGCAAGCAGGTCGATGGTCCGACACAAGTCATGGAAACGGGACTATTGCTTGGCTATAACGAGTTCCGTGGTGTGAAAAAACCGATTCGTTTGAGCGACAAAGACCGTCGCCGTCATATTCATGTGATCGGACAGACTGGTGTTGGAAAGTCTGTGTTGCAAGAGAATCTGGCATACCAAGATATGCTGGATGGTCGTGGTTTTGCGTTCGTTGATCCGCACGGTGACTCGGCGGAGGCGCTCTTAAGTAAAGTGCCAAAGGAGCGCGTTGAGGATGTTGTTTACTTTAACCCAAGCGACATGGACAATCCGATCGGACTAAATATGTTTGAGTTTGATCACCCCGACCAAAAAGACTTTTTGGTGCAGGAGGCAATTGGGATGCTGTATGGATTATATGACCCTGGACATACGGGAATCGTTGGCCCGCGTCTTGAGCATATATTTCGAAACTGTGCGTTGTTACTGATGAGCGATCCGGGAGGTGGTACGTTTATTGATATTCCAAAATTGCTTATTGATGACGCGTTTATGAAGAGCAAACTGAAGTATGTTACCGACCAACAAGTGCTTGACTTCTGGACGAAAGAGTTCCCGGCGTCGCAGCGATCAAGTGAAGCGGGCGAAGTCATTAGCTGGGTTGTGTCAAAGTTTGGGCCATTTATCTCTAATGATGCAATGCGAAATATTATTGGACAGAAGAAAAGCGGATTTAATTTTGCGGATATTATGAATAATCGTAAAATTTTGCTCGCAAACTTATCAAAGGGGAAGATGGGCGACTTGAACTCGAAGCTCCTTGGTATTATTTTTGTGATGAAGTTCCAGGCAGCAGCAATGGCTCGCGCAAACATACCAGAGGAAGAACGTAAAGATTTCACGTTGTATGTTGATGAGTTCCAGAACTTTGCGACCGATAGCTTTGAAACTATCCTTAGCGAAGCGCGTAAGTACCGGTTAAGCTTGGTGCTTGGTAACCAGTTTATGACACAGCTACAGGAAAGCCTGCGTGAAGCAATTTTAGGTAACGTTGGCACGACGATCACCGGGCGTATTGGTATTACTGACGCAGAGATTATGGTAAAGCGCTATACTCCGGTGTTTGACGCGGAAGATCTGACGAAGTTACCAAACTTTGAGTCGGTTTGTGTGGCGCAGATAGAGGGTGTGCCTTCGGCGCCATTTAGTATGAGCTGGGTTCCGCCTATGGGGCAGAGCAATCAGCAGCTCGGTGATGCGCTGAAGCGGCTATCTGCAGTGAAATATGGACATCCACGTGCACAAGTAGAACGAGAAATCTTTGAACGACTTAAAACGGCAGATACTGCACAGTCTGGAGCAAAGACAGGGAGGGCGGCTCCATCCGCTGGGGCAAAGTCTGGTGGCATTGGTGCGCCAAAATCCAGTAGTTCATCATTTTTGGATGAGTGGCTCGCTAAGCGTAAGCAGATGACAGGGGGGAGTGGCCGCCCACCGGCAGCGAATATTGCGAGTACAGGCAAAATGATGCCGCCACAGCCAGCCGCCCCGCCAATGAGCCCGCCTCCGGCGTCTACCTCTGGGGCAATAAGCAATCCGCTCCAATCAGGTGCGACCTCAAAAATGGGCGGTTATCCTGTTGCTAGCCAATCGGCGGCTCAATATGGCAACAATATGCTTCCACAGCAGATACAGCATCCTGGGTTAGCAAATCAGTCGGCAGCCTCTTCGCTGCAATCGGCGAGCAGTCTAACGCCTACATCAACTACCGCTAGCTTACGCGACGATTTTAATACCGTCACGTCCGTGCCGCAAACCGGAATGATATCGTCGCAACAACCGCCACAGCAGTCGTCTGATGGGCGTATGGACGCAGTGTCATCCCGCCAGGATGATGAAGTGACGATAAAATTACGGTAG
- the gyrB gene encoding DNA topoisomerase (ATP-hydrolyzing) subunit B, with product MAKQKDDGSYDGSQIQVLEGLDPVRKRPGMYIGSTGYDGVHHLIKEIADNSIDEAIAGHGTRVDVRILEDGGVTITDDGRGIPVDKHPKTGLSTLETVLTVLHAGGKFGGGGYKVSSGLHGVGSSVVNALSSRMIAEVAKNGSIYRIEFERGKTVVPFKKSRLTDENWTRGTRITFYPDPEIFKETTKFDYKWVVSYLRHQAYLTKGVYVTVYDERTKERQAFYFEGGIRSYVKNLNVGKDVLGNEIFYVEKQVDDSMVEVAIQYNDSYVETVKPFANNVLTPDGGTHLVGFRSALTRVINDYARKNNLLKEKEDNLSGDDIREGLTAVILVKLPDPQFEGQTKNKLGNPEVRRYVEQVMNEYFAYFLEENPAIAKKIVNKALLAARARKAARAARDNVIRKGALDGASLPGKLADCSSKNPAECELYIVEGDSAGGSAKTGRDSRTQAILPLRGKVLNTERARLDKMYANREILSLIKGMGVGIGDAFDMRGLRYHRVVIMTDADVDGSHIATLLMTFFFRYMRPVVEGGHIYLAKPPLFKLKLSQHKQEYLYNEEALDAKYQELIAARKEKGVAIDPSEPLVRQAGLSESSLQRYKGLGEMDADQLWETTMNPENRVLVQVRLEDAERADAIFTKLMGDEVEVRKNFIQANAKKMSLEELDV from the coding sequence ATGGCTAAACAAAAAGACGACGGTTCTTATGATGGTTCACAAATTCAGGTTCTTGAAGGTCTTGACCCGGTTCGCAAGCGTCCAGGCATGTACATTGGAAGCACGGGTTACGACGGTGTTCATCACTTAATTAAAGAAATTGCCGATAATTCTATAGACGAAGCAATTGCTGGTCATGGTACACGTGTTGACGTGCGAATCCTTGAAGATGGTGGTGTTACGATTACCGATGACGGGCGTGGCATACCGGTAGATAAGCATCCGAAAACTGGTTTGAGCACGCTTGAAACAGTATTAACTGTGCTGCATGCTGGCGGTAAGTTTGGCGGCGGCGGCTATAAGGTATCATCTGGATTGCACGGTGTTGGTTCAAGTGTAGTGAATGCTTTGTCAAGTCGAATGATCGCTGAAGTCGCAAAAAACGGTTCAATATATCGAATTGAGTTTGAACGAGGCAAAACAGTCGTGCCGTTTAAGAAAAGCCGGTTAACGGACGAGAATTGGACGCGCGGCACGCGGATTACGTTTTATCCTGATCCTGAAATATTCAAAGAAACGACGAAATTTGACTATAAATGGGTCGTGAGCTATTTGCGCCATCAGGCTTATCTAACAAAAGGCGTGTATGTGACGGTTTATGATGAGCGCACCAAAGAGCGCCAGGCGTTTTATTTTGAGGGCGGCATTCGCAGTTATGTGAAGAATCTCAACGTTGGTAAGGACGTTCTTGGTAACGAAATTTTCTACGTTGAAAAGCAAGTTGATGATTCGATGGTTGAAGTAGCAATCCAGTATAATGATTCCTATGTTGAAACAGTAAAACCGTTTGCAAATAATGTGTTAACTCCGGACGGTGGTACGCATTTAGTTGGTTTTCGGTCGGCACTCACGCGCGTTATAAACGATTATGCGCGCAAAAATAATTTGCTAAAAGAAAAAGAAGACAATTTATCCGGCGATGATATTCGCGAAGGTTTGACGGCGGTTATTTTGGTGAAGCTGCCCGATCCGCAGTTTGAAGGCCAGACGAAAAATAAGCTTGGCAATCCAGAGGTGCGGCGATATGTCGAACAAGTAATGAATGAATACTTTGCGTATTTTCTGGAAGAGAATCCAGCGATTGCGAAGAAGATTGTCAATAAAGCATTGCTTGCAGCTAGAGCGCGCAAGGCAGCTCGAGCTGCACGTGATAATGTGATTCGTAAGGGTGCGCTTGATGGCGCCAGCCTGCCTGGTAAATTAGCAGACTGTTCAAGTAAGAATCCAGCTGAGTGCGAACTCTACATCGTTGAGGGCGATTCAGCTGGCGGTTCAGCGAAGACGGGGCGCGACAGTCGTACACAAGCTATTTTGCCGCTGCGAGGCAAGGTTTTGAACACTGAACGGGCTCGTCTTGATAAAATGTATGCAAATCGCGAGATACTAAGCTTGATAAAGGGTATGGGTGTCGGTATCGGCGATGCGTTTGATATGCGCGGTTTGCGTTATCATCGTGTTGTGATTATGACCGATGCCGACGTTGACGGTAGCCATATCGCGACACTGCTTATGACATTCTTCTTTCGGTATATGCGTCCGGTTGTTGAAGGTGGTCATATTTATCTAGCAAAGCCGCCACTATTTAAGTTGAAGCTATCGCAGCATAAACAGGAGTATTTGTATAATGAGGAAGCACTTGATGCAAAGTATCAGGAGTTGATTGCTGCCCGCAAAGAAAAAGGTGTCGCGATTGATCCGAGCGAGCCGCTCGTTAGACAAGCAGGATTGAGCGAATCGTCGTTACAGCGTTACAAAGGTCTTGGTGAAATGGATGCTGATCAGCTATGGGAAACGACAATGAACCCGGAAAATCGTGTTTTGGTGCAGGTTCGGCTTGAAGATGCAGAGCGCGCTGATGCAATTTTTACTAAATTGATGGGTGATGAGGTTGAGGTGCGTAAAAACTTTATTCAAGCAAACGCAAAGAAAATGAGTCTTGAGGAACTGGATGTCTAA
- a CDS encoding LPXTG cell wall anchor domain-containing protein, translating into MFRKLVSNLSFSPALVGQLGFYAKRLRKEETTRRLGLIFTALALIVQSFTMLQAPEPASAADATDMVYGGTHTPSAVMSSYDQNVNNIRDLYTAIGISRADIQRATGNLEYHRSSEGLYSWGMKPVFGASSGEGSYTVKTSGGTRTFYYRPQRLWGNSGSYSAYVGRSSSTGLWFGIMRSCGNLITFTIPPRPACPPGQVGTYPNCSTPPKNPTSTCSALDIKKNGDTYQFTGSGIVTDGATISKYIFQVYRDNTLVKTIESSSSVATYTEKTPGSYSVKLTIKTSLGDRTSAGCTKGFTIAPPAKCPQNPALLKTDPNCQPCPGDSTIWINDTKCNAEIIQTKTAQNTSQNNTDATTIAAKATDQIVYKINVTNKGLKATEYTIKEDLADVLQYASLENTGGGTLTDDNSSDGIATKTLLTWPKVTLKPGETQTRIFSVKLASTIAAKGAGTGNPNSYDCVMTNTFGNTVNINVDCPVQKKVESVVAQLPHTGPNENIAFAAIIFAVVAFFYARSRQLKKEVRLIRRDFSTGTI; encoded by the coding sequence ATGTTTAGAAAGCTTGTATCAAACCTTTCGTTTAGCCCTGCACTCGTCGGGCAACTAGGGTTTTATGCTAAACGCCTGAGAAAAGAGGAAACTACACGCCGCCTTGGGCTTATATTTACTGCTCTCGCGCTTATCGTCCAGTCATTTACGATGCTTCAAGCACCAGAACCAGCAAGCGCAGCCGATGCTACCGACATGGTATACGGCGGCACTCATACACCAAGCGCTGTCATGTCTAGCTACGACCAGAACGTCAATAATATTCGCGATCTATACACTGCCATTGGTATTTCTCGTGCCGACATCCAACGAGCAACCGGTAATCTAGAGTATCACCGCAGTAGTGAGGGACTGTATTCCTGGGGGATGAAGCCTGTTTTTGGTGCTTCAAGCGGCGAAGGAAGCTATACCGTAAAAACGAGCGGCGGTACGCGTACATTCTACTACCGACCACAACGTCTTTGGGGAAATAGCGGTTCTTACTCTGCTTACGTTGGGCGATCCTCATCAACCGGCTTATGGTTTGGCATTATGCGCTCATGCGGTAACTTGATCACGTTTACTATCCCGCCGCGACCAGCGTGCCCTCCGGGTCAAGTAGGAACCTACCCTAACTGTTCAACGCCGCCTAAAAATCCGACCTCAACATGCTCGGCACTTGATATCAAAAAGAATGGCGATACCTATCAATTCACCGGCAGCGGGATTGTCACAGATGGCGCAACGATTTCAAAGTATATATTTCAGGTATACCGTGACAACACACTTGTTAAAACGATAGAGAGTAGTTCAAGCGTCGCAACTTACACAGAGAAGACTCCCGGTAGTTACTCGGTCAAATTAACGATCAAAACATCACTTGGCGATAGAACGAGCGCTGGGTGCACCAAGGGTTTTACAATCGCTCCACCAGCAAAGTGCCCGCAGAACCCAGCCCTACTCAAAACAGACCCAAACTGCCAACCATGTCCCGGCGATTCAACGATTTGGATCAACGATACAAAATGCAATGCTGAAATTATTCAAACCAAGACCGCACAAAATACGTCACAGAACAACACCGACGCCACAACGATCGCGGCAAAAGCTACTGATCAAATCGTGTACAAAATTAACGTCACCAACAAAGGACTAAAAGCAACAGAATACACGATCAAGGAGGATCTAGCCGATGTTCTGCAATACGCTAGTCTAGAAAACACTGGTGGCGGCACGCTCACAGACGACAATTCATCAGATGGAATCGCGACAAAAACACTGCTGACATGGCCAAAAGTAACATTAAAACCAGGTGAGACACAGACTCGTATATTTAGCGTAAAACTCGCGAGCACGATTGCCGCAAAAGGCGCCGGCACAGGCAACCCAAATTCCTACGACTGCGTCATGACAAATACATTCGGAAACACTGTCAATATCAACGTTGATTGCCCTGTCCAGAAAAAGGTTGAGTCAGTTGTTGCACAACTGCCACATACCGGTCCTAACGAGAACATCGCATTTGCAGCGATTATATTCGCCGTCGTTGCGTTCTTCTACGCACGCTCACGCCAACTGAAAAAAGAAGTCCGCTTAATACGCCGCGACTTTAGTACTGGTACAATTTAA